A single window of Phlebotomus papatasi isolate M1 chromosome 4, Ppap_2.1, whole genome shotgun sequence DNA harbors:
- the LOC129808549 gene encoding uncharacterized protein LOC129808549, protein MESAEPLVELFDLLAPFGCYFILGDFNVNLLAPFGCYFILGDFNVNLLEPSRLCTDLLSTFRIFSLSHIPFSATRGRSLLDLALLLDDCHQLLRSYGQQALPGVSDHDLIEFSFSMPKVDKSNRYRFMRDLKRVDTDSLLRAAAAIDWQSVNLLPSVNDRAELLSGLLGSLFESHVSFRRVLLRNPRTPWMRPCILRAIQDRDRAYREWRSSGQSSHWSAFKVLRNKVKTLIRDAKSNYYHGQLNPSQDPAVLWRNLGRLGLKRTSHSAEADPNALNSFFCSATPRQDCPYPPHLFTDTPVIEFNFQCVLSHVVLSAIQRVKSSAVGVDGISLDFIRLILPVILPCLTDLVNFAITSSPFPLSWKRAVVVPIPKVSAPSAVSDFRPITILPALSKPLEIILLDQMTAHLERNNLLCEFQSDFRKNHSTVSALLRINHDIAWALDRAMFSVLVLLDFSKDFDSISHSLLCNKLQGLFGFSTVSVRLIQSYLASRSQFVLRYCGYHLYAHDLQIYCSGDPLNSSHALDAVNDDLERISHWADNNGLVLNARKSQALLVHSRGRNPISFQLFLSDEEIPLSSKVKNLGVIFNDTLTWSDHVAEICRKVFLTLRTLRRAHAEEHSRLRLAFNSCLRYVFGLRKYDHVSAYGDSILGLPLPGYLDTRVVDFISRILSTGRPRYLTELVVAGSSSRSSCLRVPGSGSRKFRNSIFVEGVILWNALPRERKRGLILSHVASIHNSS, encoded by the exons ATGGA ATCTGCTGAACCACTTGTTGAATTATTTGATCTTCTTGCACCTTTTGGTTGCTACTTTATTCTGGGAGATTTCAATGTTAATCTTCTCGCACCTTTTGGTTGCTACTTTATTCTGGGAGATTTCAATGTTAATCTTCTCGAGCCAAGTCGCCTATGTACAGATTTACTCTCTACCTTTCGTATTTTCTCCCTCAGCCACATACCCTTCTCTGCGACTCGTGGTCGCTCCTTGCTTGATTTGGCGCTACTGCTTGATGATTGTCATCAGTTGCTCCGGTCTTATGGTCAGCAGGCTCTTCCGGGTGTTTCTGATCATGATTTGATTGAGTTCTCCTTCAGTATGCCAAAGGTAGACAAGTCAAACCGTTACCGTTTTATGAGAGATCTCAAGCGAGTTGACACTGATTCCCTACTTCGGGCAGCTGCTGCTATAGATTGGCAGTCTGTTAATCTCTTGCCGTCGGTCAATGATCGGGCCGAGTTGCTGAGTGGTCTCTTGGGCTCTTTGTTTGAGTCCCATGTTTCCTTCAGAAGGGTACTGTTGCGTAATCCCAGGACCCCTTGGATGCGTCCATGCATTCTGAGGGCGATTCAGGATCGCGATAGGGCCTACAGGGAGTGGAGGAGCTCCGGTCAGTCTTCTCACTGGTCTGCTTTTAAAGTTCTTCGTAACAAAGTGAAAACTTTGATTCGCGATGCGAAGTCCAATTACTATCACGGTCAGCTGAACCCATCGCAGGATCCTGCGGTATTGTGGCGCAACTTGGGCCGTCTTGGTCTAAAGAGGACTTCACACTCAGCTGAAGCTGATCCTAATGCGCTTAATTCATTTTTCTGCTCAGCCACTCCGCGTCAAGATTGCCCTTATCCTCCTCATCTTTTTACAGATACTCCGgtgattgaatttaattttcagtgcGTGCTCTCACACGTAGTCCTTTCGGCTATACAGCGAGTCAAATCTTCTGCAGTTGGGGTTGATGGAATCTCTCTCGATTTCATCCGCTTGATTCTTCCAGTCATACTTCCATGTCTGACAGATCTCGTCAATTTTGCCATCACATCTTCTCCTTTCCCactttcttggaaaagagctgTGGTGGTTCCCATCCCTAAAGTTTCTGCGCCCTCCGCTGTTTCTGACTTCAGGCCAATTACTATCCTGCCTGCGCTGTCAAAGCCCCTCGAGATCATCCTTCTGGATCAGATGACTGCACATCTGGAACGTAACAACCTCCTGTGTGAATTTCAGTCTGATTTTCGAAAGAATCACAGTACTGTCTCGGCTCTCCTTAGAATCAATCATGATATTGCTTGGGCTTTGGATAGAGCCATGTTTAGCGTTCTGGTCCTTTTGGACTTCTCTAAGGATTTTGATAGCATTTCACACTCCCTTCTCTGTAACAAGCTTCAGGGACTCTTCGGTTTCTCTACGGTGTCCGTCCGTCTTATACAATCCTACCTTGCATCTAGATCTCAATTT GTTCTCAGATATTGTGGGTACCATTTGTATGCACACGATCTTCAGATTTACTGCTCTGGCGATCCATTAAATTCATCTCACGCGTTGGATGCTGTGAATGATGATTTGGAGAGGATCTCACACTGGGCCGACAATAATGGTCTGGTCCTGAATGCGAGAAAGTCGCAGGCACTTCTGGTGCACTCAAGAGGAAGAAACCCAATCTCCTTTCAACTTTTCCTTTCGGATGAAGAGATTCCACTCTCCTCCAAGGTGAAAAATCTAGGTGTCATATTTAATGACACACTGACTTGGTCGGATCACGTAGCTGAGATTTGCCGCAAGGTTTTTCTCACTTTGAGAACTTTACGACG AGCACATGCTGAGGAACACAGTCGTCTGAGACTTGCATTTAATTCATGTCTGCGCTATGTCTTCGGACTTCGCAAATATGATCATGTGTCCGCATATGGTGATTCCATACTCGGTCTTCCACTACCCGGTTATCTCGATACCCGTGTGGTGGATTTCATTTCCAGGATTCTTTCGACTGGTAGGCCGCGGTACCTTACGGAGCTTGTGGTTGCTGGATCATCTTCCAGgtcttcgtgtctccgtgtgcctGGTTCAGGGAGTCGTAAATTTCGCAACTCCATATTTGTGGAGGGTGTCATTCTCTGGAATGCCTTGCCTAGGGAGCGAAAGAGGGGGCTTATCTTGAGTCATGTGGCCTCCATTCACAACTCGTCCTAA